From the Peromyscus leucopus breed LL Stock chromosome 8b, UCI_PerLeu_2.1, whole genome shotgun sequence genome, one window contains:
- the Ttll6 gene encoding tubulin polyglutamylase TTLL6 isoform X1 → MWQPMGAWFLAPWRCGSARVVAKDESFPTAESPGSSHRGEGWRFSGASSGAREMLQCLTSESEEGAEEREESSAEDLEELEEFVTLAFVKENTQKKLQNAPQHGKKKRKKKRLVINLSNCRYDSVRRAAQQYGLREAGDNDDWTLYWTDFSVSLERVMEMKSYQKINHFPGMSEICRKDLLARNMSRMLKLFPKDFHFFPRTWCLPADWGDLQTYSRSRKNKTYICKPDSGCQGKGIFITRTVKEIKPGEDMICQLYISKPFIIDGFKFDLRVYVLVTSCDPLRVFVYNEGLARFATTSYSHPCTENLDEICMHLTNYSINKHSSNFIQDAHSGSKRKLSTFNSYMTLHGYDVEQIWRAIEDVIIKTLISAHPVIKHNYHTCFPSHTLISACFEILGFDILLDRKLKPWLLEVNHSPSFSTDSKLDKEVKDSLLYDALVLINLGSCDKKKVLEEERQRGRFLQQCPSREMRMEEVKGFQAARLQKTEEYEKKHCGGFRLIYPGLNLEKYEKFFQDNSSLFQNTIASRARELYARQLIQELRQKQEKKTFLKKEKRAEMQGESPGEQARDKTVKPWQQTQQPKCKTATHPKQCYHPVTLVSCTPGLFLNIRGIRKNDTAGSLPQKGSKKEASLAPCKPVSARHYSSVPDLRSSNPNCLGTEFRKSNPKVKEVKSAFAMMNVISNAAAAPLTSVETSPDPTSRLSTSLESLASLSLTSSPDCSSPESVQMLYKYKQQQIFHKLTQEKRSKLATSSKPKSLDQKWTLLKNEVRRQHLMSEIMQKVQMKKKRYLFPAPKSQNPSLSKDCCLHSHGFGRKKEMDVSSVLLLQGSHGHTEPLNDLLVVATQARLDPRPSRNHSIPTRDPDTTRDPGTTRDPKHTAIA, encoded by the exons GGAGGGCTGGCGGTTCTCCGGAGCCTCCTCCGGGGCCAGGGAGATGCTGCAGTGCCTGACTTCGGAAAGTGAGGAAGGGgccgaagagagggaggagagttcTGCAGAAGACCTAGAAGAGCTAGAAGAATTTGTCACCCTGGCTTTTGTGAAAGAGAACACACAAAAGAAGCTTCAGAACGCCCCGCAGCATggcaagaagaagaggaagaaaaaaag aTTGGTGATTAATCTATCCAACTGCCGCTACGACAGTG TGCGCAGGGCAGCCCAGCAGTATGGCCTTCGAGAGGCGGGAGACAATGATGACTGGACTCTCTACTGGACGGACTTCTCAGTGTCGCTGGAGCGAGTGATGGAAATGAAGAGTTACCAG AAAATCAATCATTTTCCTGGGATGAGTGAGATCTGCCGCAAAGACTTGCTGGCCCGGAATATGAGCCGGATGCTAAAGCTGTTTCCTAAGGACTTCCATTTTTTCCCTAGGACGTGGTGTCTTCCTGCTGA CTGGGGAGATTTGCAGACTTACAGCAGGTCAAGAAAAAATAAGACGTACATTTGTAAGCCGGACTCAGGCTGCCAAGGGAAAGGCATATTCATCACCCGGACCGTGAAAGAAATCAAGCCGGGGGAGGATATGATCTGTCAGCTTTATATTTCAAAG CCCTTTATCATTGACGGGTTCAAGTTTGACCTGCGGGTTTACGTGCTGGTGACCTCCTGTGACCCTCTCCGGGTCTTTGTGTACAATGAAGGACTGGCTCGCTTCGCCACCACCTCTTACTCCCACCCCTGCACAGAAAACCTG GATGAGATCTGCATGCACCTAACTAATTATTCCATCAATAAGCACAGTTCCAACTTCATTCAAGATGCTCATTCCGGCAGCAAGAG GAAACTCTCCACCTTCAACTCGTACATGACGCTGCATGGCTATGACGTGGAGCAGATTTGGAGGGCCATTGAGGACGTCATCATCAAGACGCTCATCTCGGCTCACCCGGTCATCAAACATAACTACCACACCTGCTTCCCCAGCCACACGCTCATCAGCGCCTGCTTTGAAATTCTCGGTTTTGACATCTTGTTGGACCGCAAACTCAAGCCCTGGCTGCTCGAG GTCAACCATTCTCCAAGCTTCTCCACTGACTCCAAGTTGGATAAAGAGGTGAAAGACAGTCTGCTTTACGATGCCTTGGTCCTCATCAACCTGGGGAGCTGTGACAAAAAGAAAGTCTTGGAGGAGGAGAGGCAGCGGGGGCGGTTCTTACAGCAGTGTCCTTCTCGGGAGATGAG GATGGAAGAGGTCAAGGGTTTCCAGGCAGCGCGGTTACAGAAAACAGAGGAATATGAGAAGAAACACTGTGGTGGGTTCCGGCTCATCTACCCTGGTCTGAATTTGGAGAAGTATGAGAAGTTTTTCCAGGACAATAGCTCCCTCTTCCAGAATACGATTGCTTCCAGAGCCCGAGAGCTGTATGCCCG GCAACTGATCCAGGAGCTGAggcaaaaacaggaaaaaaaaacgttcctaaagaaagagaagagggcagagatgCAGGGCGAGTCTCCGGGTGAGCAGGCAAGAGACAAGACTGTGAAACCCTGGCAACAGACACAGCAACCGAAGTGCAAGACAGCCACCCATCCAAAACAA TGCTATCACCCAGTGACTTTAGTATCCTGCACGCCTGGCTTGTTCTTGAACATCAGAGGCATAAGGAAAAACGACACTGCCGGCAGCCTCCCTCAGAAGGGCTCCAAGAAGGAGGCCAGCCTCGCCCCCTGCAAGCCCGTGTCCGCGAGGCACTACAGTTCTGTCCCTGACCTGAGGAGTTCAAATCCCAACTGCCTGGGGACAGAGTTCCGCAAGTCCAATCCCAAAGTCAAGGAAGTGAAGTCAGCCTTTGCGATGATGAACGTAATCAGCAACGCCGCCGCCGCG CCCTTAACATCTGTAGAAACGTCCCCAGACCCCACATCCCGGCTCTCCACCTCTCTCGAATCCCTGGCAAGCCTGAGCCTAACCAGCAGCCCTGACTGCAGCAGCCCTGAGAGTGTCCAGATGCTCTATAAGTACAAGCAGCAGCAGATCTTCCACAAGCTGACCCAGGAGAAAAGATCCAAACTTGCCACGTCTTCCAAACCCAAGAGTTTGGACCAGAAGTGGACCTTGCTAAAGAATGAAGTGAGGAGGCAGCATCTGATGTCAGAGATCATGCAGAAGGTTCAGATGAAGAAGAAACGCTACTTGTTTCCGGCTCCCAAGTCAC AAAACCCGTCCTTGTCCAAGGACTGCTGCCTCCACAGCCACGGCTTCggcaggaagaaagagatggaTGTCTCCTCCGTCCTCCTCCTGCAGGGTTCTCACGGCCATACTGAACCTCTGAATGACCTTCTGGTAGTTGCCACTCAGGCCCGTCTGGACCCTCGGCCTAGCAGAAACCATTCTATTCCTACAAGGGACCCAGATACTACAAGGGACCCGGGTACTACAAGGGACCCGAAGCACACTGCCATTGCCTGA
- the Ttll6 gene encoding tubulin polyglutamylase TTLL6 isoform X3: MEMKSYQKINHFPGMSEICRKDLLARNMSRMLKLFPKDFHFFPRTWCLPADWGDLQTYSRSRKNKTYICKPDSGCQGKGIFITRTVKEIKPGEDMICQLYISKPFIIDGFKFDLRVYVLVTSCDPLRVFVYNEGLARFATTSYSHPCTENLDEICMHLTNYSINKHSSNFIQDAHSGSKRKLSTFNSYMTLHGYDVEQIWRAIEDVIIKTLISAHPVIKHNYHTCFPSHTLISACFEILGFDILLDRKLKPWLLEVNHSPSFSTDSKLDKEVKDSLLYDALVLINLGSCDKKKVLEEERQRGRFLQQCPSREMRMEEVKGFQAARLQKTEEYEKKHCGGFRLIYPGLNLEKYEKFFQDNSSLFQNTIASRARELYARQLIQELRQKQEKKTFLKKEKRAEMQGESPGEQARDKTVKPWQQTQQPKCKTATHPKQCYHPVTLVSCTPGLFLNIRGIRKNDTAGSLPQKGSKKEASLAPCKPVSARHYSSVPDLRSSNPNCLGTEFRKSNPKVKEVKSAFAMMNVISNAAAAPLTSVETSPDPTSRLSTSLESLASLSLTSSPDCSSPESVQMLYKYKQQQIFHKLTQEKRSKLATSSKPKSLDQKWTLLKNEVRRQHLMSEIMQKVQMKKKRYLFPAPKSQNPSLSKDCCLHSHGFGRKKEMDVSSVLLLQGSHGHTEPLNDLLVVATQARLDPRPSRNHSIPTRDPDTTRDPGTTRDPKHTAIA, from the exons ATGGAAATGAAGAGTTACCAG AAAATCAATCATTTTCCTGGGATGAGTGAGATCTGCCGCAAAGACTTGCTGGCCCGGAATATGAGCCGGATGCTAAAGCTGTTTCCTAAGGACTTCCATTTTTTCCCTAGGACGTGGTGTCTTCCTGCTGA CTGGGGAGATTTGCAGACTTACAGCAGGTCAAGAAAAAATAAGACGTACATTTGTAAGCCGGACTCAGGCTGCCAAGGGAAAGGCATATTCATCACCCGGACCGTGAAAGAAATCAAGCCGGGGGAGGATATGATCTGTCAGCTTTATATTTCAAAG CCCTTTATCATTGACGGGTTCAAGTTTGACCTGCGGGTTTACGTGCTGGTGACCTCCTGTGACCCTCTCCGGGTCTTTGTGTACAATGAAGGACTGGCTCGCTTCGCCACCACCTCTTACTCCCACCCCTGCACAGAAAACCTG GATGAGATCTGCATGCACCTAACTAATTATTCCATCAATAAGCACAGTTCCAACTTCATTCAAGATGCTCATTCCGGCAGCAAGAG GAAACTCTCCACCTTCAACTCGTACATGACGCTGCATGGCTATGACGTGGAGCAGATTTGGAGGGCCATTGAGGACGTCATCATCAAGACGCTCATCTCGGCTCACCCGGTCATCAAACATAACTACCACACCTGCTTCCCCAGCCACACGCTCATCAGCGCCTGCTTTGAAATTCTCGGTTTTGACATCTTGTTGGACCGCAAACTCAAGCCCTGGCTGCTCGAG GTCAACCATTCTCCAAGCTTCTCCACTGACTCCAAGTTGGATAAAGAGGTGAAAGACAGTCTGCTTTACGATGCCTTGGTCCTCATCAACCTGGGGAGCTGTGACAAAAAGAAAGTCTTGGAGGAGGAGAGGCAGCGGGGGCGGTTCTTACAGCAGTGTCCTTCTCGGGAGATGAG GATGGAAGAGGTCAAGGGTTTCCAGGCAGCGCGGTTACAGAAAACAGAGGAATATGAGAAGAAACACTGTGGTGGGTTCCGGCTCATCTACCCTGGTCTGAATTTGGAGAAGTATGAGAAGTTTTTCCAGGACAATAGCTCCCTCTTCCAGAATACGATTGCTTCCAGAGCCCGAGAGCTGTATGCCCG GCAACTGATCCAGGAGCTGAggcaaaaacaggaaaaaaaaacgttcctaaagaaagagaagagggcagagatgCAGGGCGAGTCTCCGGGTGAGCAGGCAAGAGACAAGACTGTGAAACCCTGGCAACAGACACAGCAACCGAAGTGCAAGACAGCCACCCATCCAAAACAA TGCTATCACCCAGTGACTTTAGTATCCTGCACGCCTGGCTTGTTCTTGAACATCAGAGGCATAAGGAAAAACGACACTGCCGGCAGCCTCCCTCAGAAGGGCTCCAAGAAGGAGGCCAGCCTCGCCCCCTGCAAGCCCGTGTCCGCGAGGCACTACAGTTCTGTCCCTGACCTGAGGAGTTCAAATCCCAACTGCCTGGGGACAGAGTTCCGCAAGTCCAATCCCAAAGTCAAGGAAGTGAAGTCAGCCTTTGCGATGATGAACGTAATCAGCAACGCCGCCGCCGCG CCCTTAACATCTGTAGAAACGTCCCCAGACCCCACATCCCGGCTCTCCACCTCTCTCGAATCCCTGGCAAGCCTGAGCCTAACCAGCAGCCCTGACTGCAGCAGCCCTGAGAGTGTCCAGATGCTCTATAAGTACAAGCAGCAGCAGATCTTCCACAAGCTGACCCAGGAGAAAAGATCCAAACTTGCCACGTCTTCCAAACCCAAGAGTTTGGACCAGAAGTGGACCTTGCTAAAGAATGAAGTGAGGAGGCAGCATCTGATGTCAGAGATCATGCAGAAGGTTCAGATGAAGAAGAAACGCTACTTGTTTCCGGCTCCCAAGTCAC AAAACCCGTCCTTGTCCAAGGACTGCTGCCTCCACAGCCACGGCTTCggcaggaagaaagagatggaTGTCTCCTCCGTCCTCCTCCTGCAGGGTTCTCACGGCCATACTGAACCTCTGAATGACCTTCTGGTAGTTGCCACTCAGGCCCGTCTGGACCCTCGGCCTAGCAGAAACCATTCTATTCCTACAAGGGACCCAGATACTACAAGGGACCCGGGTACTACAAGGGACCCGAAGCACACTGCCATTGCCTGA
- the Ttll6 gene encoding tubulin polyglutamylase TTLL6 isoform X2: MLQCLTSESEEGAEEREESSAEDLEELEEFVTLAFVKENTQKKLQNAPQHGKKKRKKKRLVINLSNCRYDSVRRAAQQYGLREAGDNDDWTLYWTDFSVSLERVMEMKSYQKINHFPGMSEICRKDLLARNMSRMLKLFPKDFHFFPRTWCLPADWGDLQTYSRSRKNKTYICKPDSGCQGKGIFITRTVKEIKPGEDMICQLYISKPFIIDGFKFDLRVYVLVTSCDPLRVFVYNEGLARFATTSYSHPCTENLDEICMHLTNYSINKHSSNFIQDAHSGSKRKLSTFNSYMTLHGYDVEQIWRAIEDVIIKTLISAHPVIKHNYHTCFPSHTLISACFEILGFDILLDRKLKPWLLEVNHSPSFSTDSKLDKEVKDSLLYDALVLINLGSCDKKKVLEEERQRGRFLQQCPSREMRMEEVKGFQAARLQKTEEYEKKHCGGFRLIYPGLNLEKYEKFFQDNSSLFQNTIASRARELYARQLIQELRQKQEKKTFLKKEKRAEMQGESPGEQARDKTVKPWQQTQQPKCKTATHPKQCYHPVTLVSCTPGLFLNIRGIRKNDTAGSLPQKGSKKEASLAPCKPVSARHYSSVPDLRSSNPNCLGTEFRKSNPKVKEVKSAFAMMNVISNAAAAPLTSVETSPDPTSRLSTSLESLASLSLTSSPDCSSPESVQMLYKYKQQQIFHKLTQEKRSKLATSSKPKSLDQKWTLLKNEVRRQHLMSEIMQKVQMKKKRYLFPAPKSQNPSLSKDCCLHSHGFGRKKEMDVSSVLLLQGSHGHTEPLNDLLVVATQARLDPRPSRNHSIPTRDPDTTRDPGTTRDPKHTAIA; this comes from the exons ATGCTGCAGTGCCTGACTTCGGAAAGTGAGGAAGGGgccgaagagagggaggagagttcTGCAGAAGACCTAGAAGAGCTAGAAGAATTTGTCACCCTGGCTTTTGTGAAAGAGAACACACAAAAGAAGCTTCAGAACGCCCCGCAGCATggcaagaagaagaggaagaaaaaaag aTTGGTGATTAATCTATCCAACTGCCGCTACGACAGTG TGCGCAGGGCAGCCCAGCAGTATGGCCTTCGAGAGGCGGGAGACAATGATGACTGGACTCTCTACTGGACGGACTTCTCAGTGTCGCTGGAGCGAGTGATGGAAATGAAGAGTTACCAG AAAATCAATCATTTTCCTGGGATGAGTGAGATCTGCCGCAAAGACTTGCTGGCCCGGAATATGAGCCGGATGCTAAAGCTGTTTCCTAAGGACTTCCATTTTTTCCCTAGGACGTGGTGTCTTCCTGCTGA CTGGGGAGATTTGCAGACTTACAGCAGGTCAAGAAAAAATAAGACGTACATTTGTAAGCCGGACTCAGGCTGCCAAGGGAAAGGCATATTCATCACCCGGACCGTGAAAGAAATCAAGCCGGGGGAGGATATGATCTGTCAGCTTTATATTTCAAAG CCCTTTATCATTGACGGGTTCAAGTTTGACCTGCGGGTTTACGTGCTGGTGACCTCCTGTGACCCTCTCCGGGTCTTTGTGTACAATGAAGGACTGGCTCGCTTCGCCACCACCTCTTACTCCCACCCCTGCACAGAAAACCTG GATGAGATCTGCATGCACCTAACTAATTATTCCATCAATAAGCACAGTTCCAACTTCATTCAAGATGCTCATTCCGGCAGCAAGAG GAAACTCTCCACCTTCAACTCGTACATGACGCTGCATGGCTATGACGTGGAGCAGATTTGGAGGGCCATTGAGGACGTCATCATCAAGACGCTCATCTCGGCTCACCCGGTCATCAAACATAACTACCACACCTGCTTCCCCAGCCACACGCTCATCAGCGCCTGCTTTGAAATTCTCGGTTTTGACATCTTGTTGGACCGCAAACTCAAGCCCTGGCTGCTCGAG GTCAACCATTCTCCAAGCTTCTCCACTGACTCCAAGTTGGATAAAGAGGTGAAAGACAGTCTGCTTTACGATGCCTTGGTCCTCATCAACCTGGGGAGCTGTGACAAAAAGAAAGTCTTGGAGGAGGAGAGGCAGCGGGGGCGGTTCTTACAGCAGTGTCCTTCTCGGGAGATGAG GATGGAAGAGGTCAAGGGTTTCCAGGCAGCGCGGTTACAGAAAACAGAGGAATATGAGAAGAAACACTGTGGTGGGTTCCGGCTCATCTACCCTGGTCTGAATTTGGAGAAGTATGAGAAGTTTTTCCAGGACAATAGCTCCCTCTTCCAGAATACGATTGCTTCCAGAGCCCGAGAGCTGTATGCCCG GCAACTGATCCAGGAGCTGAggcaaaaacaggaaaaaaaaacgttcctaaagaaagagaagagggcagagatgCAGGGCGAGTCTCCGGGTGAGCAGGCAAGAGACAAGACTGTGAAACCCTGGCAACAGACACAGCAACCGAAGTGCAAGACAGCCACCCATCCAAAACAA TGCTATCACCCAGTGACTTTAGTATCCTGCACGCCTGGCTTGTTCTTGAACATCAGAGGCATAAGGAAAAACGACACTGCCGGCAGCCTCCCTCAGAAGGGCTCCAAGAAGGAGGCCAGCCTCGCCCCCTGCAAGCCCGTGTCCGCGAGGCACTACAGTTCTGTCCCTGACCTGAGGAGTTCAAATCCCAACTGCCTGGGGACAGAGTTCCGCAAGTCCAATCCCAAAGTCAAGGAAGTGAAGTCAGCCTTTGCGATGATGAACGTAATCAGCAACGCCGCCGCCGCG CCCTTAACATCTGTAGAAACGTCCCCAGACCCCACATCCCGGCTCTCCACCTCTCTCGAATCCCTGGCAAGCCTGAGCCTAACCAGCAGCCCTGACTGCAGCAGCCCTGAGAGTGTCCAGATGCTCTATAAGTACAAGCAGCAGCAGATCTTCCACAAGCTGACCCAGGAGAAAAGATCCAAACTTGCCACGTCTTCCAAACCCAAGAGTTTGGACCAGAAGTGGACCTTGCTAAAGAATGAAGTGAGGAGGCAGCATCTGATGTCAGAGATCATGCAGAAGGTTCAGATGAAGAAGAAACGCTACTTGTTTCCGGCTCCCAAGTCAC AAAACCCGTCCTTGTCCAAGGACTGCTGCCTCCACAGCCACGGCTTCggcaggaagaaagagatggaTGTCTCCTCCGTCCTCCTCCTGCAGGGTTCTCACGGCCATACTGAACCTCTGAATGACCTTCTGGTAGTTGCCACTCAGGCCCGTCTGGACCCTCGGCCTAGCAGAAACCATTCTATTCCTACAAGGGACCCAGATACTACAAGGGACCCGGGTACTACAAGGGACCCGAAGCACACTGCCATTGCCTGA